GGATGTATGAAGGTGACGCGGAACAAGCAACGGGCATGGTGGTTAACGAAAACGACGGAGGATTGGCCAAGAGTTATAACCAGACCGTGAAAAAGGTTACCGACGACATCGAAAAAATGCGCTTTAACACGGCTATTTCCCAAATGATGGTCTTTGTGAACGACGTTTATAAACGCCAACAACTGCCCAAGGAATACGCCGAAGGGCTAATTAAGTTGCTGTCCCCAATTACACCACACATTGCAGAAGAAATTTGGCACCGGTTGGGTCATGACGAAACGATTGCCTACGCTGCTTGGCCGACTTATGATGAAAGCCAATTGCAGGCGGATGAAGTCCAAATCGCCATCCAAATTAACGGTAAGGTCCGGGCGCGGCTTGCCATTCCTGCTGACGCCGATCAGGACACGATTGAAAAAATGGCTTTGGAACAGCCAGATGTGCAAGCCAACCTGACTGATAAAACGGTCCGGAAGGTGATTGTGGTTCCGAAAAAGATTGTCAATATTGTAGCCAATTAATCTATTTTGTGCTAAATTGGTGCTTTGAGATTTGGTTTGAAAGTGGGTTATTTTAGTGGATAACGATGTTGAAAACAATCAATTAGAAGAACAACAACAGTTCGCAGAATCAGAACAGGCCAAGGGTCAAATGTTAAAGGGATCCGCCTGGATGACAATTGGAAGTATTCTTTCACGGATTCTCGGGGCTTTGTATATCATTCCGTGGCGGCTAATTTTTGGAGCCACCCTATTCCCGATTGCTAACTCGCTTTATACTCAGGGGTACAACATCTACAGCTTTGTGCTGATTGTGGCAATTGCTGGGATTCCATCTGCGATTGCGAAGCAGGTAGCGCACTATAACGCGTTAAACGAGTATGGGGTAGGTGTTGAGTTGTATAAAAAAGGGGTTATTCTTTCCATTTTAATGGGAGTGATTAGCGCCCTAATTCTCTGGTTTGCAGCGCCGTTCTTAACGAACGGGGATTCCAACGTAATTCCGGTCATTCACTCGTTATCGTGGGCGGTTTTGATCATTCCTACGATGAGTTTAACCCGGGGATATTTCCAGGGTTATGGTGACATGGCCCCGTCCGCGATTTCCCAGTTTATTGAACAATTGGCCCGGGTTATTTATATGCTGGTTTCCGCCTTCATTATCTTACGGGTTTTACACGGTAACTGGGTGACAGCGGTGTCGCAATCAACGTTTGCAGCCTTTATCGGCGCCATCTTTGGATTTTTGATCCTGGGCTGGTACTACTGGCGCGGGCGTAATTACTACCGATCGTTGGTGGCTCATAGTAACCATCAGTTGCAGGTACCCACGAACCAGTTGTATCGTGAAATCATCAGTCAGGCAGTTCCTTTCGTCATCTTGGGAGCCGGAGTGACCATCTTCTCGCTGATTGATCAATTTACCTTCTTTGACATTATGCGGCTGGCAACCAACTTTTCTGAACGGACTTTGCAAGTTGATTACGCGGTCTTTGCGGGGAATGCCAATAAATTGACGATGATCGTGATTTCTCTGGCTTCATCGTTAGCAATCACGGTCGTACCGTTACTATCAACGGCCTTTACCAAGCGCAACATGCAAATGATGCGAGATCAACTGTCTAATACCATGATTCTCTTTGAATTTGTGATGTTACCGGCTTCCTTGGGGATGGCAGCCGTGGCGGGTCCTTTGAATCGGACCTTTTATGGAACAGCAAACATGGACTTTGGAAGTAACGTGTTGACCTTTGCGGCCATCGCGGCTATTCCAATCGGATTGTTCGTGGTAACTTCTGCCGTCATGCAGGGGGTCTCCCAAAACCGGCGGGCCGTGAAGTACTTTGTAATCGGAACAATTGCAAAGGTCTTGACGCAATTTCCGTTGGTCTACTGGTTTGGAGCTTTTGGAACACTGATGTCAACTGTAGTCGGATTTACAGTTGCCAATGGGTTAATTATTTATTCTTTAAACCGCGACTTTGGTTTTGAGGGTAAAAAGATGCTTAATGATTCGGCCCGATTAATTGCATATTCGTTGGCTATGTATGTCATTACTTTAATCGCCGTTTATGCGCTTAACTTCTTAGTTGGATTGTTCGCTAATCCGTTTAGTTCATTGATGAGTTTAGTCGTGACGGCTTTAGCCGCTCTAATCGGAGCAAGTGTTTACCTGTACTGTACTTTGAAGAGTCGGATTGCCGACGAAGTCTTAGGAGCTCGGGTGGCACGACTGCGAACCATCTTGCACATTAGTTAAAATTGATAACAAAAAAAACAGCGCGAGCAGCGCTGTTTTTTATTTGGGTGTGGGACCCTCGAGTTTGTCACTGTCCGGAGAGGTGTAAATTCCGTTGATGATAATTTCAATTAAACTAAAGACTAAACCACTAGGTGGGAAAATCCAAATGGCAATGGCAGTTACAATAATTAAAGCCGGAAACTTCCAACTAATTAAAAATTGATAGCTACACATATTTTTGATTTTTTTAATGCCCGTTTGATCGTTTTCTCGTTCCATTTCGTTTAAAATAACCTTGCTGAGAATCAAATAGGCAATGTTCCAAGCAGTGAAGAAAAGCAGGTAGAACAGTTGTGGAGCAACGTTATCCATGAACTTTCCCACCCAGGCCGACACGACGGGAATTAGGGACATCGTAAAGAGCCACAGGTTATTGGCCCAATAGATTCGTTTTGTAATCCGGTGAACCAGATAAAACATGTAATGCTGGTTGTACCAGGCCACTCCGATGAAGACAAAACTAACGATGTAGGCAAACAATTCAGGAATCCCATCGAAGATTTCTTCAAATCTGGGGGTATTCGGGATTTTGAATTCCAACACCATGATGGTGATGATAATAGCGACAATGGCATCCGTTAGGGCTTCGACTCGTGATTTTTTCACAGTACCAACCTCCAATTGAAATTTAGTGCTTCAACTAAAAATTATAGCATATTTTGGATTTACTAAAATTGACTAGTAAGAAATTGATTAATAATCAAATGGGGTGTGAATGGAAAGCGCTTCACTTCTATGTGGTTAATTGATATGATGAAAACAATCATAGGACGAATTTAACTTTTTGTTTGATTAGATACGAGGGAATCGCGGAGGAGTTGAGAACAATCAAACAGTATTACATTGTGGATCAGTCGTTACTACCAGAAATGTTTGGTAAGGTAATCGCTGCCCGTCAGTTGCTAGAAGAGGGTAAAGCTGCAAACATTAGTGAAGCGGTTAAAGCAGTCGGAATCAGTCGGGGCAGTTACTATAAGTATAAAGACATGGTGTATTCGACTGACGATTCTAGTTGGAACCGCAAGGCGGTCATTTCGTTAATGTTGAATGATCGACCAGGCGTATTATCTCAGTTGTTAAAGGAAGTGGCCGCTAGTGGAGCAAGTATTCTAACCATTAACCAAAACATTCCGATTCACCAACTGGCCAGCGTGGTCATTTCCCTGGATTTGACTCACATTAAAATTACGTTAGATGAATTACTGGCGGACTTTAAGCAGGTGGAAGGTGCGAGTCAAGTTCGGTTGGTTTCAATTGAATAACAATTATCAAATATTGATTTTAATGAAAACTAGTGTAATGATATAATTACTCTAGTTTTTTAGTTATTTAAAGCGAGGAAAATTAATGAATAAATATACAATTTCTGATTATCTATTAGACGTTCTTCACTTTGGAAAGGTTTATCAAGTGCTGGGCGTTCCTGGTGATTATAATTTGTCCTTTTTGGATCATATTACCAGTCGCACTGATATGGAATGGTGTGGTAATTTAAATGAATTAAATGCAGCTTATGCGGCCGATGGATATGCTCGACAACAGGGATTAGCTGCATTTGTGACAACTTATGGAGTGGGGGAATTAAGCGCAATTAATGGACTAACTGGTAGTCAGACTGAAGGAGTTCCCCTGTTAGAAATTGTGGGGTTACCTACAACGGCTAATCAACTGCAAAGAAAACGGGTTCATCACAGTTTAGGAAACGGTAATTTTAAACACTTCCAAGCGGTTCATCAAGAATTAGGAATTACAACCGGAATTATTACTGCAACTAATGCAGTGACAGTTGTAAATCAATTATTACGGAAAATTATAACTACGAAACAGCCTGCCTACCTGGAATTACCCTGTGATTTAACTGAATTACCGGTAAATCCAGCGTTCAAACAACTAATTCCCGCTTTATTTAAACCGAGTATAGATTTAGACCTACCTCTAATTCCCCAAACATTGATTAAACAGGCATTGAAACAAGCCAAACAGCCACTAGTGATTGTTGGACAGGAGATTGAGCAATTTCAATTAGGCCCGGTAGTGCAAACTTGGTTAGAGAAACAGAAATTGCCTTTTGTTGATTTAATTGATAGTAAAGGAGTGGTGGCGGAAACTTCCAGTCAATTTAGGGGAACTTATCATGGTCAATTATCGAAGCAGAGGATTCAAGAACAGGTTCAACAAGCTGATGTGCTTTTCTTAATTGGAACCATTTTCTCAGATGTTAATACAGCGGGTTTTTCCCAGCAAATTCAACCAGAAAAAATGATCATGATTAATACCCAATCGGTTTCTGTCTACGGAGAAAAGCTGATAGATCAACCCATCGGTGGTTTTTCAGCTTGGATTCATGAGCTTTGTGATGCACAAAGAGTTGATAAAAATGAAAATTCATTGACACCCACGCACCATCCAGCAATAGAGCCAGTTCCCGTAGCCAACCAACCGTTAACACAGACTTTTTACCAAAAAGCATTAGCTCAGTTTTTACAACCGCATGATACGGTCGTTATAGAACAGGGAACTTCATTATTTACCATTGAGGACGTTAGATTACCCTCAGGAGTTAAAGTGATTTCGCAGCCACTGTGGGCTTCAATTGGTTATGCCTTACCCGCAGCTTTAGGTAGCCAATTGGCTAATCCTAATCGACGCCATCTTTTAAGTATTGGAGATGGTTCTTTGCTACTAACAATCCAAGAATTAGCCTTTGCGATTGAACAACACTTAACGCCCATCATCTTTTTACTGGATAACCATGGTTATACGATTGAAAGGGTGATTCATGGAGAACGAGCTAGTTACAATGATGTTCCCCAGCTTAATTATCAACATCTTTTGCCTGCTTTGGGAGCAAAACCCAAAACATATCGGTTTATGACGGTAAAAACTGAAACAGAGTTAATGAGCACGTTAACTAATTTGAAAGAAGCAACACCCAAGTTAACGATTGTTCAAATTTGTCTAGCCAAAACAGATGCTCCTCAGGCACTACGAAAATTTGTTGATTTGATTTATGGTGATTAATTATTTATTTATCTAATTAAAATAGATGATGGCTGCGAATTATGGTTGATAAGTAAACAAGAGGAACAAAAAAACGGTTGAAATTTTCATTTCAACCGTTTTTTGAATGTTTTAAGCTTGGTCATCAACAACCAATAATGATTTAATGGCTTGTCGTTGATCCATGGCATCGTAAGCATCCTGGATTTGGTCTAAGGTAAATTGCTTAGTAAAGACCTTTCCGGGGTTAATCTTACCGTCTAAGACGGCTTGCAAGAGTTCAGCACGATCGTAGGTAGTTACAGAGGCAATTCCACCCCGTAAACCAGTATTGTTGTAGAACAATTGGTTAGTGTTCATATCAGGCTTTTGGGGAATTCCAACCCGTCCGATGATGGCACCCGGACGGACAATCTTAGTTGCTGTATCGACAGATTGTTCCGTTCCAACACATTCGAGCACGGCGTCCACTCCGGCACCGGTTAATTCCATGACGTGTTTTACTGCTTCGTCACCACGTTCTGGAACCACATCAGTAGCGCCAAATTCACGGGCTAACTTTTGCCGGTCTTCATGCCGACTCATGGCGATGATCCGTTTAGCGCCCCGGAGTTTGGCAGAAATTACCCCACACAAACCAACGGCTCCGTCGCCCATAACGGCGACCGTATCACCTGGCTTAACTTCGGCAGTAGCAGCAGCGTGGTAACCAGTGGCCATTACGTCTGAGAGGGTGACGAAAGAATTTAACATTTCGGGAGTGTAATCAGATGGTTGCCCTGGAATCTTAACGAGCGCCCAGTTAGCGTTCACAAACCGTAGATATTGAGCTTGGTAACCGTTGATATTGCCAGTTTCTCGGTTTAAACAGTTACCGTCAAAACCAGCTTTACATGCGGCACAGTGACCACAACCGTGGGTGAAAGGAGCAATTACGAAGTCACCAGGTTTAACGTTAGTAACTTCTGAACCCACTGATTCAACGATTCCGATTCCTTCGTGACCTGTAGGCGTTCCGCTGTCTCGTTGGGAAATTCCCCGGAACCACCATAAGTCGGAACCACAAACGCTGGCGCGTACGATTTTAATGATGGCGTCGGTTGGCTTTTGAATTTCTGGTTTCGGTCGATCTTCAATCCGAACTTCGCCCGGTTTAATAAAAATACTTGCTTTCATAATGACACTCCTTCGTAATTTTAGTTTATTAAATAGCTAGTAGTTAAGCGATTAGCTACTTGTTTTAAGTATAGCGGGAGCAAAATTAGTTTGCGAATATTTTGTTTGGAGATTGACAAAGGTGAAAACTGGGATTACTATGAGTGAGTACTCATTCAGAAAAAGAAAAAAGGAGTGATCAAAATGCAGCCAACCATCACGGTGCAAAATTTGGAACAAGGGTATGGCAAAACAATTATTTTGAAGGATATCAACCTTACTGTGAATCGGGGACAGATTTTAGCGCTAATCGGTCCGAGTGGTTCGGGTAAATCAACGCTCATTAAATCGATTATGGGCATGCTACTACCTAAACAGGGGCAAATTCGGGTCCTCGATACCCCGATGCCCGACCGGTTAATTCTTGGAAAAATTGGGTTCATGGCGCAAAGTGATGCTTTGTATCAAGGGTTAACGGGAAAAGAAAATCTCGAATTCTTTGGTTCCTTATTAGGGATGAATCAGGCAGATATTCATCAGCAACTGGATTATGTGGCTGGAATTGTGAATTTGGGCCCGCATTTGGATAAGTTTGTGAAGGATTATTCTGGTGGAATGAAACGGCGGTTGTCACTAGCCATTTCTTTACTGGGACAACCCCAAATTTTGATTTTAGACGAACCGACGGTGGGAATTGATCCAGAATTACGAGCTCATATTTGGGATGAGCTGCACAAGTTGGCGCAACAGGGATGCACAATTTTATTGACCACCCATGTGATGGAAGATGCCGAACAGGCCGATCAATTGTTGATGATTCGTCGGGGCGAGGCCATTGCCCAAGGATCACCACAAGGATTATTAGATCAGTTTCAGGTTAAGCAAATTGAACAGGTTTTCATTAAAGCAGGGAGGGATCAAGATGCGCGTCTGGGCAGTAACTAAACGAATTATCATTGAGATGTTGCGTGATAAACGGACGATTGCCATGATGTTTATTGCGCCATTGTTTGTACTAACGTTGATGAATTTTTTATTTACCTCAAATAATAACCAAAAGGCGACGTTAGCAGTGCACCACGTTGACAGCACGTTGGTTAAGAATTTACCGAGCAAGCACCTCCAAATTAAGCAGATCGATAATCAACACAGTGCGGAAACTAACATTCGTACTCACGATTATGCCGGGGTCTTAACTCAGCAGGGAGATAAATTGCAGCTGACCCTACAAAATAGTGATCAAACGAAGACTGCTTTGATTTTACAGGGATTAAAAACAACGCAAGTGAAACTGAAGATGCAGGCGGCTAGAACCACGATGCAAAAACAGGCTCAGGCCTTGCAACAGCTCCAGGGACAGTTAGGGACATTCATGCAGCACGCGCAACCACAAACGGTTTCTAACTATCAGTTGCATACTAAGTATCTGTACGGAAGCAGTAAATCCACGTTCTTTGATACGTTACTCCCGATTATGATTGGCTTCATGGTCTTCTTCTTTGTTTTCCTAATTTCTGGGGTGGCCTTTTTGGGCGAACGAACCTCAGGAACGCTTAGTCGCGTGTTAGCAACGCCGATTCGCAAGCAGGAGATTATCATTGGTTACATTGGTGGTTACGGGCTCTTTGCGGTGCTGCAATCGATTTTGATTGTCTGCTTCAGTATCTATGCCTTTAAGATTCAACTGCTAGGAAACATTTTGAACGTGGTCTTAATTGCGGTCATGCTGGCACTGGTAGCCTTAACCCTCGGACTTTTGATTTCCACCTTTGCCGATTCTGCCTTTCAAATGGTACAATTTATTCCATTAGTGGTGATTCCCCAGATTTTCTTCTCTGGAATTATCCCGATTAACCAAATGGCAGGCTGGATTCAACCGTTGGCAAAATTGATGCCCCTGTACTACGGTTCCCAAGCCATTACGGATATCATTCAAAAAGGGGTTGGCCTTTCTACTATTTTACCGACGGTCGTTATTTTGGCCCTGTTTGCCCTTGTCTTTTACATTTTAAACGTAATGACCCTGCGCAAGTACCGGCGGGTTTAATTACTAGTTAAGGAAATTCACGATGACTAAGAATATTCAAAATATTTTTGCGGCCAGTTTACAGCAAACCAATCTTTCCCCAAAGCAACAAGCCGTGTTACAGTCTAGTTTGGACTTATTTTCGACCCAGGGCTTTAATGCAACCAGTACGAAAGACATTGCCCAGGAAGCGGGCGTGGCCGAAGGAACGGTGTATCAGCAATTTAAAAATAAGAACGGAATTTTGCAGGCCATTCTAGATCCGTTTATCCAATCCGTGTTACCGCAAGTGGTGCAGGATTTTACGACGGAAGTGGGGACGCGTCAATTCGATGATTTAGAGGACTTTTTGACCTATATCATTAAGAACCGGATGCTTTTTGCGTTAGAAAATAAGGCACAAATCAGAATTTTTGCGCAAGAAATTTTTCGTTCTGATGAGCTAGTAAACCAGGTTAAAAACCAACTGGGAACGTTGAAAACCGGATCATTAGCGCACCAGTTACAAGAATTTCAGCGACAGGGACAATTGGTGCAATGGCCGCTCCCCCGCTTGCTTCAATTCGTATTTAGTACCTTTATGAGTTTTATTTTGCCGGTGATTATTACTAACCGCGATGATGTGAGTGAAACTCAGGTGGAACAGTGGACTACGGAAGCAGTTACTTTTCTCTTACATGGTTTAACGCCTCAATAAACTTAAGCAGCAGTTAATCAGTTGATTAGCAGCTGCTTTTTTTTATTGGCGGAGATCACATTGACAAATTTAAGAATTCATTTAAAATGATAACAATTTACCTTTAAAAGGAAAGGAGGGATTTAAGTGGAAGAAATTAAATTACAAAAGGTATCCTTTGCCTATCCAGAAAAGCCGGAACCGGTGTTTACCGATCTTAGCCTTACCTTTAATTCGGATTGGAAACTAGGGGTGATTGGCCGAAATGGACAGGGAAAAACCACCTTGTTGAAGTTAATTGCCGGTCAGTTACACGGATCCGGAGTGATTCAAAGTAATTTACCGTTTCAATTCTTTCCGTTTCCAGTGGCAGATACAGAACTAGTGAGGGATTTCTTTACCCGCACTACCACTATTCCGGTATGGCAATTAAAGCGTGAACTGACCTTACTAGGAGTGGATGCATCGATTTTATATCGCGAGTATGGAACGTTGTCTGGGGGAGAAAAAACGAAGGTTCAGTTGAGTATGCTGTTTGCGGACGAGACAACCTTTAAGTTAATTGATGAACCGACCAATCATTTGGATCAGTTGGGCAACCAACAGGTCATTGATTATTTACAGCACAAGCAGGGATTTATGTTGGTTAGTCATAACGCCTATTTATTGGATCAAGTTTGTGATCAAATTTTGGCGTTGGAAAAGACGGGGATTCAGATCTACCACGGTAACTATCGAGCTTTTCGCGAACATCGCCAGTTAGCGGAGCAAGAACGAGCAACGGCCAACGCTAAGATTGAGCGCCAGGTAGCTAAGTTGGAAAAAAGCGCCCGTCAGCACCAGCAGTGGTCCCAAAATAAGGAAAAGCAAAAATTCAACCGGAAGGGCAATCCGGATCAGAAGGTGATGGACCGGGGCATGATGGGGAACCGGGCGGCTCGGTTAATGAAAAAGGCTAAGGTAGCTGAACGCAAACGCAACCAAGCGATTACGGAACAAACGGCCTTGAAAAAAGCCACGGAGACCATAGAACCGTTGGAATTAAAACTGCCGAAGCCGGATCACTCAACCATTTTGCGTTTGAATTCAGTCCAGCTGGGTTACGGCGACCGTCAGTTATTTGCGCCCCAGTCGTTTACGGTTAACCGCGGGGACGTCTTGGGGATTGTCGGTGGCAACGGGCGTGGGAAAACTAGTTTGTTGCAGGCCATTTTGGGGACCTTTTCTGGGACACAAACGGGAGAAATTCAACGTCGACCGCATTTAACGATTAGTCCGTTGTTTCAGACTTATCACCATGAAGAGACCATTCCGGATTACATTGAAAAAATGGGGCTAGACCGCGAACTCTTTTTGAGTAATTTACATAAGTTAGGGGTTGCCCGGACCGATTTTGCGAAACGGATTGATCAGATGAGTGCGGGTCAGCAGAAACGGATCGAGCTGGCGCGCTCGTTATCAATTAGTGCGGATCTCTATTTGTGGGACGAACCGCTGAATTATTTAGATGAGTACAATCGTCGGCAATTGGTGGCAGTCATAAAAGAAAGCCCCATGACCTTACTGGTTATTGACCATGACTTGGAATTTATTCACCAAGTTGCTTCGCCGATTATTGACCTAGAACGTTAGTCCTTGACCAGCTGGGTGAAACGGTACAAGTCGCATGGAGCATAAAATGAAACCAATTAAACAAGTGGCACTCAATGACTTAGCGAGTTCGATTGCCACGCAAGCCTTTAGCATTTATACGTTTTGGTACATTGCCAGTCACCTGCATAACCAGGGGTTAATTTCACTACTGGGTGGTTTAGAGTTACTGACGGTGTTACTAGCCCCGGTCGGAGGCGTGGTTGCTGATACCTGGTCCCGGGTTAAGATTATGCAAATCATTAGTTTAATTCGGACTGGTCTATTATTAGCCTTTGTGGTTCTATTGCTTGTAACCCAGCAATTAAGTTATTTGTTGATTGCAACGGGAACCGGACTTAGTATCTTATCTGCTTTTTATAATCCGGCGGTGGAGGCCATTATTCCGGACTATGCTAATTCCGATACCGAACTGGTTCAGAATAATACGATTGTAAACGTCGCCAATCAAACGGCAACCATTGCAGCTTCAGTGGTAGCTGGCTTATTTACTTTTTTGCCCAGCAACTTGCTGGCGTACGGCTTATTGCTACTGTTATTGGCAACTGCAACCATCAGCATCTTACGCTTACAGGATTACCCACACCGGCAACCTATTGACCATCCTTGGGACAATTTTCGTTTAACCAAGCTCGGGAGTGAGTTTAAGGCCATCGTTAAAATCCCAGTCATTCGGGTTTTATTGCCCTATGCAATTATTTTGAACCTGAGTTTTTGGAGCTTCTGGTTCTTGACACCGTTGTACCTAACAACTTACTTACACAGGTTTCGGATTGCCTTTTCGTTACAAGAATTGCTAATTGGAATCGCGGCAATTACGTGTGGAGTAGTAGTGGGTAAATACACGGGTTTACTGGCACGCTTGATTTGCTGGTATCCACTTTTTTTACTGTTGCAAGGGAGCGGTTTTGTGCTGTTTTTGTTGGTAATGCAAATAACGTCAAACTTGCTAGTTCAAGTGGTAAGTTTTTGTCTGGCTTGGCTGATGTATGGAACCTTCAACTTTTTAACGGGACTTATGTTTGTGACGGCGGTTCAGCGCAAGCTGCAGCCCGAACAAATGGGGAAAACGTTGGGAACGATTTTCTCAATTTTTGGGATTCTCTCGCCTCTGGATTCGCTGATCACGGGTGTGGTGCACCAGCCCACTACCCAACTAATGTTGGGGTTGGTTCTACCGATGATTCTGGTCCCGCTGGTGATGTTGTTTGATGGACGGGTGAAACGGGTTTTACAATCAGATCATTAAAAAAACAGACGCCTAGTACAGACGTCTGTTTTGCTAGATTTAATTAATCAGCTTGGTGCTCGTGCATAAAGTGGGGCAAATCCTCTGAAATTTGGTGTGGGAGCACGACGTATTGTTGTTGGGCTAACTGAGCCGCAATGGCGCTGTGGGTATACACGGCTGCAAGAACCGCGTCATCCACGGATTGAAATTGCGCTACAAAGCCACTAATAATCCCGGCTAGGGTATCACCCATGCCACCAGTAGCTTGAGCGGGAGTTCCAGTGGTGTTTTGAAATGCTCCGGTAGGGGTAAAGACTTCTGTTTGTGCTGATTTAACCACGGCAATTAGGTGCGGATGATCGACTAATAATTGGTTATACGCTCGTTGGTTAGTCGCTGGATTTTGGTTAGCTAGTTGCACGCCCGTCAGCCGTTCCCATTCCATTTGGTGGGGCGTGACGATGATGGTAGCCGTTGGCAATGCCAATTGGTACTTAGCAACTAAAGTTAAGGCTGATCCATCAACTAGGAGCACTTGTTCTGGGGTAACCAGGTTAAATATCAGCTTGATTAAGTTGAGGGCTTGTTCATCGGTTCCGAGCCCAGACCCTAAACTAATCACGTCCATGGTGGGTAACAACTGGGTTAGTTGTGCCTGATCTTGGTAATCAGCGAACATCGCTTCTGGAACCCACGCGTGCAGGCTACTTTGATTGCTAGCATCTGTGAAGGTGGTGGTTAAACCCGCTCCGGCGTAAACCGTGCCGAGGGTACTCATGATAATGGCACCGCCAAAGTTATGATTTCCTCCGATCAGCGCCACCTTGCCATAGGTCCCCTTGAAGCTCTTTGTTGGTCGTTTGCGGATTACTTTTGGTAGAATTGAAGATGTAATTAATTTCATTGGATTCACCTCGAAACTATTATAGCATTCAACAGGTTGATTCATGGTAGGATTAAAGCAACGACATCGGGAAAGGATGATCTCTATATGACAGATTGGAAAGCAACTGCTGCTAAGTATCAAGATCAATATCTTGCAGATTTGAAACAACTGGTGGCGATTGACAGTTCACGTGACGTGGAAAATCAAACGGATGAATTTCCCCTGGGACCCGGCCCCGCTAAGGCCTTGGACCAATTCTTAGACTTTGGGAAACGCGACGGCTTTACGACGAAAAACATTGATAACGTGGTCGGCTACATTGAATACGGAACGGGTGATGATTACTTCGCCATCCTCGGTCACGCGGACACGGTTCCGGCGGGCAATGGTTGGGACACGAATCCTTTTGAACTTTTAA
This genomic stretch from Fructilactobacillus carniphilus harbors:
- a CDS encoding zinc-dependent alcohol dehydrogenase family protein translates to MKASIFIKPGEVRIEDRPKPEIQKPTDAIIKIVRASVCGSDLWWFRGISQRDSGTPTGHEGIGIVESVGSEVTNVKPGDFVIAPFTHGCGHCAACKAGFDGNCLNRETGNINGYQAQYLRFVNANWALVKIPGQPSDYTPEMLNSFVTLSDVMATGYHAAATAEVKPGDTVAVMGDGAVGLCGVISAKLRGAKRIIAMSRHEDRQKLAREFGATDVVPERGDEAVKHVMELTGAGVDAVLECVGTEQSVDTATKIVRPGAIIGRVGIPQKPDMNTNQLFYNNTGLRGGIASVTTYDRAELLQAVLDGKINPGKVFTKQFTLDQIQDAYDAMDQRQAIKSLLVVDDQA
- a CDS encoding alpha-keto acid decarboxylase family protein, whose translation is MNKYTISDYLLDVLHFGKVYQVLGVPGDYNLSFLDHITSRTDMEWCGNLNELNAAYAADGYARQQGLAAFVTTYGVGELSAINGLTGSQTEGVPLLEIVGLPTTANQLQRKRVHHSLGNGNFKHFQAVHQELGITTGIITATNAVTVVNQLLRKIITTKQPAYLELPCDLTELPVNPAFKQLIPALFKPSIDLDLPLIPQTLIKQALKQAKQPLVIVGQEIEQFQLGPVVQTWLEKQKLPFVDLIDSKGVVAETSSQFRGTYHGQLSKQRIQEQVQQADVLFLIGTIFSDVNTAGFSQQIQPEKMIMINTQSVSVYGEKLIDQPIGGFSAWIHELCDAQRVDKNENSLTPTHHPAIEPVPVANQPLTQTFYQKALAQFLQPHDTVVIEQGTSLFTIEDVRLPSGVKVISQPLWASIGYALPAALGSQLANPNRRHLLSIGDGSLLLTIQELAFAIEQHLTPIIFLLDNHGYTIERVIHGERASYNDVPQLNYQHLLPALGAKPKTYRFMTVKTETELMSTLTNLKEATPKLTIVQICLAKTDAPQALRKFVDLIYGD
- a CDS encoding putative polysaccharide biosynthesis protein, which translates into the protein MDNDVENNQLEEQQQFAESEQAKGQMLKGSAWMTIGSILSRILGALYIIPWRLIFGATLFPIANSLYTQGYNIYSFVLIVAIAGIPSAIAKQVAHYNALNEYGVGVELYKKGVILSILMGVISALILWFAAPFLTNGDSNVIPVIHSLSWAVLIIPTMSLTRGYFQGYGDMAPSAISQFIEQLARVIYMLVSAFIILRVLHGNWVTAVSQSTFAAFIGAIFGFLILGWYYWRGRNYYRSLVAHSNHQLQVPTNQLYREIISQAVPFVILGAGVTIFSLIDQFTFFDIMRLATNFSERTLQVDYAVFAGNANKLTMIVISLASSLAITVVPLLSTAFTKRNMQMMRDQLSNTMILFEFVMLPASLGMAAVAGPLNRTFYGTANMDFGSNVLTFAAIAAIPIGLFVVTSAVMQGVSQNRRAVKYFVIGTIAKVLTQFPLVYWFGAFGTLMSTVVGFTVANGLIIYSLNRDFGFEGKKMLNDSARLIAYSLAMYVITLIAVYALNFLVGLFANPFSSLMSLVVTALAALIGASVYLYCTLKSRIADEVLGARVARLRTILHIS
- a CDS encoding ABC transporter ATP-binding protein, which codes for MKMQPTITVQNLEQGYGKTIILKDINLTVNRGQILALIGPSGSGKSTLIKSIMGMLLPKQGQIRVLDTPMPDRLILGKIGFMAQSDALYQGLTGKENLEFFGSLLGMNQADIHQQLDYVAGIVNLGPHLDKFVKDYSGGMKRRLSLAISLLGQPQILILDEPTVGIDPELRAHIWDELHKLAQQGCTILLTTHVMEDAEQADQLLMIRRGEAIAQGSPQGLLDQFQVKQIEQVFIKAGRDQDARLGSN
- a CDS encoding TMEM175 family protein; translation: MKKSRVEALTDAIVAIIITIMVLEFKIPNTPRFEEIFDGIPELFAYIVSFVFIGVAWYNQHYMFYLVHRITKRIYWANNLWLFTMSLIPVVSAWVGKFMDNVAPQLFYLLFFTAWNIAYLILSKVILNEMERENDQTGIKKIKNMCSYQFLISWKFPALIIVTAIAIWIFPPSGLVFSLIEIIINGIYTSPDSDKLEGPTPK
- a CDS encoding ACT domain-containing protein, encoding MKQYYIVDQSLLPEMFGKVIAARQLLEEGKAANISEAVKAVGISRGSYYKYKDMVYSTDDSSWNRKAVISLMLNDRPGVLSQLLKEVAASGASILTINQNIPIHQLASVVISLDLTHIKITLDELLADFKQVEGASQVRLVSIE